In Candidatus Zixiibacteriota bacterium, the genomic stretch CTGGTTCGCTTCCACGGCATATCCTGGCTCCTCCTCAACCCAGGATACACCAAAAGTGTAACCAATGTCCTGACAGAACATGTTACCTATCTCATGATACCGTACATCGAAGACGGACCCGCCCTACCCCCGCTACGTCCGCTACGCGGCGGGTTCGAGGACGGACCCGCCCTACGGCTTTCTCGCTTTCACGGACAGCATCAACGGAAATCTTGCGGGTTTGCCGTCCGGCGGGAGCAAGTAGCCGGGGTAGCCATCAAACGGCTGCCAACCCTCAGCATACTTGTAGTAGTAATAGTTGTACTCGCCAAGCGACTCGATGGTCAGGCCGGCGGCAATCAAAGCGTTGACGATCCTGAACACCGGGTGCTGCCACTCCACATGCTCACCATCGATACGCACATCGGTTTCACAATAGTCGGTCGGGTTGACGGTACGCTCGGGTTCTGTAGCGAAGTAGTCAAAGTCGGCTCCGGGTTGCAGGAACAGCATGTTGGCAGGGTGCTCATCGATGAGGAAAAAGACGCCTCCCGGTTTCAGATAGTGTGCGACTACCCTGGCCCACTGTTCTATATCGGAGATCCAGATGTGGGTGCCGTACGACTGGTAGACGATGTCGAATTTTCTATCGAGGACCCCGATCAAGTCGAGTACGTCGGAGCGGACGAACGCAGCCTCGAGGCCGGCTTTTCGTGCAATCTCACGGGCGACTTCGACTGACCGTTCCGAAATGTCGACTCCCGTCACGCGGGCGCCCTGACGCGCCCACGACAGGGTGTCCAATCCGAACTGACACATCAGGTGCAGGAGTTCTCGTCCGCGAACATCGCCGAGCGCATCGAGTTCGATCTTCTTCAGGGACGAGCCGCCATCGATGACGTGCTGCGTGAGATATTCCGGGTGGTTGACGTGGAGGTCGACCATCTGGTTCCAGGCATGGCGGTTTTTTTCGTGATCGGGATGGGGCATGGTTGTCACTTTCTTGCTGAGAATAGGGAGACGAGTCCGATGAGGAAAAAGACGCCGTTCACGGCCCAGGCGGCGACCCAGACGGGTACTTTCTCGTTGTAGCCGGCGGACTGCATGATGCGAAACAGCACGAAATAGATAAGCGCGATAAGCGCGCCGGTGGCGAACGAGACGGCGATGCCGCCGCGACGCGGGTTGGCGGCGAACGGAACGCAGATCAGCACGACGATCGCCGAGGTGACCGGATACGAGAACTTCAGATGCAGGTTCACCAGCTCTTCGAGGTAGGGCCCGCCGGTGCGTTTCATGAGGTCGATGTAGTATCGGATTTCATCGAGGGACATGTCCTCGGGTTTGCCGATACGGCGTTCGAGATCGGAGGGTTTGTCCTTGATTTCCGGGATGAGGAGGCTGTCGAACTCCGTGAACGTTTCGCGGCGGTCGGCGCCTAAGATGCGTTCGATACCGCGGACGGCGAGCCACCGATGGTCGCGGTAGAGGATCATTTTCGCGGTGACGATGCGGGACAGTTCGTTGCGCGTGGTGTTGTACAGCTTGAAGTCGACGCCTTCCTGCCGGTTGGTGTTGAACGAATTGAGGGTGTAGAAGTTGCCGGGCGAGATCTGGCGCGTGATTCGACTGACGCGGGCGTATGTCTCGCGTGATTTGCGTTCGATTTCGAAGTTTTTGATTTCGAGCCGCCGCACGTTGGCATCGGGGAAGATATACTCGTTGTAATAGAAATGCCCGGCGGACAGGACGACGGCCATCGCAAAGATCGGC encodes the following:
- a CDS encoding class I SAM-dependent methyltransferase, translated to MPHPDHEKNRHAWNQMVDLHVNHPEYLTQHVIDGGSSLKKIELDALGDVRGRELLHLMCQFGLDTLSWARQGARVTGVDISERSVEVAREIARKAGLEAAFVRSDVLDLIGVLDRKFDIVYQSYGTHIWISDIEQWARVVAHYLKPGGVFFLIDEHPANMLFLQPGADFDYFATEPERTVNPTDYCETDVRIDGEHVEWQHPVFRIVNALIAAGLTIESLGEYNYYYYKYAEGWQPFDGYPGYLLPPDGKPARFPLMLSVKARKP
- a CDS encoding LptF/LptG family permease — its product is MILVKKLDQYLLRYFMLSLLVVMLALGFTIIIINMVEELRDFIDNNVPFLTIVEYYTYFAGWVLSKFFPLFILLASLFSISLLARKNEILAMKACGRSLYRVTWPIFAMAVVLSAGHFYYNEYIFPDANVRRLEIKNFEIERKSRETYARVSRITRQISPGNFYTLNSFNTNRQEGVDFKLYNTTRNELSRIVTAKMILYRDHRWLAVRGIERILGADRRETFTEFDSLLIPEIKDKPSDLERRIGKPEDMSLDEIRYYIDLMKRTGGPYLEELVNLHLKFSYPVTSAIVVLICVPFAANPRRGGIAVSFATGALIALIYFVLFRIMQSAGYNEKVPVWVAAWAVNGVFFLIGLVSLFSARK